From Carya illinoinensis cultivar Pawnee chromosome 5, C.illinoinensisPawnee_v1, whole genome shotgun sequence, one genomic window encodes:
- the LOC122310350 gene encoding uncharacterized protein LOC122310350 — translation MIGSSTQHHQRRRLSAQKHRAQYFVWTELPVLGKPNNRATGNFFESAKTPLPRRCHLVCEDPPSLLEVEEVEPTQDLSSLITTLQQELSSDSIFDLLSFPSSKSDPKNPSTATATLEDQTSSSSSFYSSSSPSTLLLKEDEDQEDDKERVIRHLLEASDDELGIPNREVGVVYDGDIDGFNGGDGLSLCDGLWELEDEAANYYTLLQSELFM, via the coding sequence ATGATAGGTTCCTCCACCCAGCACCACCAGCGACGCCGTCTCTCTGCCCAGAAACATCGAGCACAGTACTTCGTCTGGACAGAGCTGCCAGTCCTTGGGAAACCAAATAACAGAGCAACCGGTAATTTTTTTGAATCTGCGAAGACCCCCCTCCCTCGCCGGTGCCACCTCGTCTGCGAAGACCCCCCCTCTCTGCTCGAAGTGGAGGAAGTGGAACCTACTCAGGATCTGTCCTCTCTCATCACGACTCTTCAACAAGAACTCTCGTCCGACTCCATCTTCGACCTTCTTTCATTCCCTTCATCTAAATCCGACCCGAAAAATCCCTCGACAGCCACTGCCACCCTGGAAGACCAAACCTCCTCCTCGtcttctttttattcttcttcctcACCTTCAACACTGCTTCTGAAAGAAGATGAGGATCAGGAGGATGACAAGGAGAGAGTTATCAGACACCTCCTTGAAGCTTCCGATGACGAGCTTGGGATTCCGAACAGAGAAGTTGGAGTAGTTTATGACGGCGATATAGATGGATTTAACGGTGGAGATGGGTTGTCTTTGTGTGATGGTCTGTGGGAATTAGAAGATGAAGCTGCCAACTACTATACCTTGTTGCAGTCTGAGCTTTTCATGTAG